A window of the Brumimicrobium sp. genome harbors these coding sequences:
- a CDS encoding gliding motility-associated C-terminal domain-containing protein, with translation MFKQIRKLLILFLLVMYAFTARATHGMGGDITWHCLGNGQYIFELKFYRDCNGFDVNINYETLQVWGHPNLTSIQVNYISRTDISPTCTPASGYVPFTCGSGTGGGSGVGAVEEILYRSDPISISGTPPVAGWKFTFQNFSRSANLTNIQSPTTYGITLSATMYPVPGNTGGCIDNSPIFLQSPYIVSCAGEQYEYNPNVVDPDLDSLVFDWGKPLDYFPTGSFSPPTNPAPVPFVAGFSYDNPTPGPGFNAGNQAAVLDSETGKMTFKSFTIGNFATKIVIDSYRAGIKIASVERETQLIINNCSGNNNAPVITPPFASGTSFETEVFAGDLVQFSINVTDNDNLQNGNPQSVTVSSSGLMYGANFTNPGAGCSIIPCATLAAPSVTNVQTATLGFDWQTSCDHLVDATGNAQAKKTYVFVFKVQDDYCPIPMVKYATVKVTLKNKDVLPAPTIKCISYQPNGDVKIEWDPVSDPYGTFSGYKINGVNGGVYGMVNNINANSYIIVGGVVAPEQFFVSTMSGCGGLTARNSDTISSIFLTLDNPGDGRAKLNWTQPHIPPLPSFGNNYDIYKEYPAGIWTLINTVPYGTTVYFDTITTCSDWINYKVVLSTQTCDFVSNVVGDVFKDKIVPDMPTIYSASVDTLSGNIIITWDVNKQEDTYGYVIYMEDQFGNIVPIDTVWGRNNTTYIYAPSYSDAYKYSVAAFDSCYTTNIPPTYQTSAKAEPHTTIYLQNEVDVCARLVTLNWTKYEGWQGVDHYNIYVRKNGQSWVLESQANGLSYSMDIVAGDIIVAVVEAVSTDGIRAFSNRDTANFVGTAGPSMSYLSVATVDGENVRIRYRISTGESAQSVQLQRWNPQIQEFEKIDEKAVGNDEEISFIDSDVEVNRRSYTYRAKIIDTCGRFVSYSNIGRTMYLTVSTDQANETHTLQWNPYEDFIGGLLMYQVYRAIDGENFGTTAIATLPYNVRTFVDTIGVISSYDDGRICYYVAAREASSQVIKEASYSNIACGVLDPIIFIPNAFTVGGRNPIFQPITGNHQLQDYLFEIYDRYGRVIFSTNNPDEGWNGQLKGQTRIAQEGVYVFRVALKDGNGMEHVTYGHVTLLDYTKVDY, from the coding sequence ATGTTTAAACAGATTCGGAAATTACTGATTTTATTTCTATTAGTTATGTATGCTTTTACTGCCAGAGCCACGCATGGTATGGGAGGTGATATTACATGGCATTGCTTAGGGAATGGACAGTATATTTTTGAATTGAAATTCTATCGAGATTGCAATGGCTTTGATGTGAATATCAACTATGAAACACTTCAAGTATGGGGACATCCTAATTTGACATCTATTCAAGTTAATTATATTTCTAGAACGGATATTTCTCCTACTTGTACTCCTGCCTCTGGATATGTTCCTTTTACTTGTGGTTCTGGAACAGGAGGAGGGAGTGGAGTAGGTGCTGTTGAAGAGATTTTGTATCGCAGTGACCCAATTTCAATTAGTGGAACTCCACCTGTAGCAGGTTGGAAATTCACCTTCCAAAATTTCTCGAGAAGCGCTAATTTAACTAATATTCAGAGTCCTACGACGTATGGAATCACTCTCTCAGCAACAATGTACCCAGTACCTGGAAATACAGGCGGTTGTATCGATAACTCACCCATATTCTTACAATCTCCGTATATTGTAAGTTGTGCCGGAGAACAGTATGAATACAATCCCAATGTTGTAGATCCTGATTTGGATTCTCTCGTTTTTGATTGGGGTAAACCGTTGGATTATTTTCCGACAGGTTCTTTTTCACCTCCTACTAATCCAGCACCTGTTCCTTTTGTGGCCGGTTTTTCGTATGATAATCCTACTCCAGGACCTGGGTTTAATGCTGGTAACCAAGCTGCTGTCTTAGACTCTGAAACAGGTAAAATGACGTTCAAATCCTTTACCATTGGAAATTTTGCTACTAAGATTGTGATTGATTCCTATCGTGCGGGAATTAAAATTGCTTCGGTAGAAAGAGAAACACAGTTGATTATCAATAATTGTAGCGGTAATAATAATGCACCTGTAATTACACCTCCATTTGCAAGTGGAACATCCTTTGAAACTGAAGTCTTTGCAGGCGATTTAGTACAGTTCAGTATAAATGTGACTGACAATGATAATCTACAAAATGGAAATCCGCAATCTGTAACCGTATCGTCCTCGGGATTAATGTATGGTGCTAACTTCACTAATCCGGGAGCAGGTTGTTCTATTATACCCTGTGCCACGTTGGCCGCACCAAGTGTAACGAATGTGCAGACTGCTACTTTGGGATTTGATTGGCAAACTTCATGTGATCATTTAGTTGATGCCACCGGAAATGCACAAGCAAAGAAGACCTATGTTTTTGTATTTAAAGTGCAAGATGATTATTGCCCTATTCCTATGGTGAAATATGCAACGGTTAAAGTTACCTTGAAAAATAAAGATGTGTTACCCGCTCCTACGATTAAATGTATTTCTTATCAACCCAATGGTGATGTAAAAATTGAATGGGATCCCGTTTCTGATCCGTATGGAACATTTAGCGGATATAAAATTAATGGAGTAAATGGTGGGGTTTATGGAATGGTAAATAATATCAATGCTAACTCGTATATTATTGTAGGAGGTGTCGTAGCTCCCGAACAGTTCTTTGTTTCAACTATGTCAGGATGTGGAGGTTTGACAGCTCGTAATTCTGATACGATTTCAAGTATATTCTTAACTCTTGATAATCCGGGTGATGGACGTGCAAAATTAAATTGGACTCAACCTCATATACCACCTCTTCCTTCTTTCGGAAATAATTATGATATTTATAAGGAGTATCCAGCAGGAATATGGACACTAATCAATACAGTTCCATACGGAACAACTGTCTATTTCGATACAATTACTACGTGTAGTGACTGGATTAATTATAAGGTGGTTTTATCAACTCAAACATGTGATTTTGTGAGTAATGTTGTGGGTGATGTTTTTAAAGATAAGATTGTTCCTGATATGCCAACTATCTATAGTGCAAGTGTGGATACATTGTCTGGAAACATCATAATTACTTGGGATGTAAATAAACAGGAAGATACTTATGGATACGTTATATATATGGAAGATCAATTCGGAAATATTGTTCCAATTGATACGGTTTGGGGAAGGAATAATACGACATATATTTATGCCCCTTCCTACAGTGATGCTTATAAATATTCAGTAGCGGCATTTGACTCATGTTATACTACAAATATTCCTCCTACGTATCAGACTTCAGCTAAAGCAGAGCCTCACACAACTATTTATCTACAAAATGAAGTAGATGTATGTGCTCGTTTGGTAACACTTAACTGGACGAAATATGAAGGTTGGCAGGGAGTAGATCATTATAACATTTATGTCCGTAAGAATGGACAAAGTTGGGTGTTGGAAAGTCAGGCTAACGGATTAAGTTACTCGATGGATATAGTAGCGGGAGATATTATTGTTGCGGTTGTAGAGGCAGTTTCAACTGACGGAATTAGAGCCTTTTCCAATAGGGATACTGCTAATTTTGTTGGTACTGCAGGACCTTCTATGTCGTATTTAAGCGTAGCTACAGTGGATGGTGAAAATGTTCGTATTCGATATAGAATTTCAACGGGAGAAAGCGCTCAAAGTGTTCAACTTCAAAGGTGGAATCCGCAGATTCAAGAATTTGAAAAGATTGATGAAAAAGCAGTAGGTAATGATGAGGAAATTTCCTTCATTGATTCAGATGTAGAGGTAAATAGGAGATCATATACCTATCGTGCAAAAATTATTGATACGTGCGGAAGATTTGTGAGTTATTCCAATATTGGAAGGACCATGTATCTCACTGTATCCACAGATCAAGCTAATGAGACTCATACTTTACAGTGGAATCCGTATGAAGATTTTATAGGTGGATTGTTGATGTATCAAGTTTACCGTGCTATCGATGGTGAAAATTTTGGAACTACCGCTATTGCAACTCTTCCATATAATGTACGAACTTTTGTTGATACCATTGGGGTTATTTCTAGTTATGATGATGGTAGGATTTGTTATTATGTAGCAGCTAGAGAAGCAAGCAGCCAAGTTATAAAGGAAGCAAGTTATAGTAATATTGCTTGTGGCGTTCTGGATCCAATTATTTTTATCCCAAATGCCTTTACAGTTGGTGGTAGAAATCCAATCTTTCAACCAATTACAGGAAATCATCAACTTCAAGATTATTTATTTGAGATTTATGATCGATATGGTCGTGTGATTTTTAGTACAAATAATCCAGATGAAGGATGGAATGGCCAATTGAAAGGGCAAACACGTATTGCTCAGGAAGGTGTATATGTTTTTAGAGTAGCACTTAAAGATGGAAATGGTATGGAACATGTAACGTATGGACATGTTACGCTCTTAGATTATACCAAAGTAGATTATTAG
- the tatC gene encoding twin-arginine translocase subunit TatC, whose product MKKEDDNDMAFLEHLEELRWRIVRALIAVLIFAVAIWFLKEWIIQHVFIAMSKPDFISFQLMCNYFGICIEEIPIRFQSNQVAAQFTYALYMCVVGGFIVAFPYVFYQFWSFIKPGLKAKEIQAARGITVSVSVLFLLGVGFGYFVVAPLCVNFFGDFQLAAEFENIWKIDSFMSMIISSVIFTGLLFLLPVVAYIFTKLGLITSVFLKKYRKHAIVGVLIVAAFITPPDFISQIIVVIPILILYEISILISRRVEPKYK is encoded by the coding sequence ATGAAAAAGGAGGATGATAATGATATGGCCTTTTTGGAGCATCTTGAGGAATTGAGATGGAGGATTGTACGTGCGCTTATTGCGGTCCTAATCTTTGCTGTTGCCATATGGTTCTTAAAAGAATGGATTATCCAGCATGTATTTATAGCAATGTCCAAACCTGATTTTATCTCCTTTCAGTTGATGTGTAATTATTTTGGTATTTGTATTGAGGAAATACCTATAAGATTCCAGTCAAATCAAGTAGCAGCTCAATTTACTTATGCCCTGTATATGTGTGTAGTAGGTGGTTTTATAGTTGCGTTTCCCTATGTGTTTTATCAATTCTGGTCTTTCATTAAACCAGGGTTAAAGGCAAAAGAAATTCAGGCGGCAAGAGGAATTACAGTTTCGGTCTCCGTCTTATTTTTGCTAGGAGTTGGATTTGGATATTTTGTTGTAGCTCCTTTATGTGTTAACTTCTTTGGGGACTTCCAACTGGCTGCCGAATTTGAAAATATATGGAAGATTGATTCCTTTATGTCTATGATTATTTCTAGCGTTATATTTACAGGACTCCTTTTTTTATTGCCTGTTGTAGCTTATATTTTTACCAAATTAGGATTAATTACTTCTGTATTCTTAAAAAAATATAGAAAACACGCCATCGTAGGAGTTCTAATTGTTGCGGCATTTATTACCCCACCTGATTTTATAAGTCAAATTATTGTTGTTATTCCAATTCTTATTTTATATGAAATTAGTATATTGATTAGCAGGCGAGTAGAACCAAAATATAAGTAA
- a CDS encoding DUF5686 and carboxypeptidase regulatory-like domain-containing protein, whose protein sequence is MRWTLFILLLVSSYSLAQRTTVTGKIIEEETGSPIPFAQVFFKNSKIGTESDFDGNYKLESYYATDTISVRASGFEPQSMAIKKDQVQVVDFKLSPVLQTTEEVVIKAPDEKPSTILFRRVVKNKSINNKEKLDAYQYETYNKIQFDLNNIGDNFDRNKIVQGLKVIMDYMDTLEGKKLLPLILSESITDFYYRTSPVKKKEVLKASRITGVDNLELDQYLGDMYQDINVYDNYINIFDRSFISPIASFALNYYKFFLQDSMFVDNQWCYLMTFKPKRKGDLVFEGEMWINDTTYAVKRWTAGVSETANINYINGFYLDQKFDQVENEVWMLTSDKLIVDLKIQRNSKTLGFVGRKLTTRKDFVINKPKDLNFYLSKTPVTKLDSSGIRDESYWEKNRHSPLNNTENNIQLMIDSLNHVPLFNFFKNLTFMAGSGYYPAGYVEIGTVGGLIGFNRIEGWRNQLQIRTSNKFSKRLELSAKIAYGYRDTRVKYGAGLRFNLTPKKRGMLSLFYDNDMYQLGLGGRGGDVERGFGSLIKTKPIKELTKIEKFGASFEKDIWKSFIIKVGGEWMSYTPFGEMSYRVPSNSVGYTFTQNIRSFETSVKFRYAQDERFISGTFDRISMGSKYPILSLEGTFGIPGILGSDYNYQRVEFKLEHNPKIGVLGKLIYRVYGGMYFGQAAFPFLKIHEGSQTYWFQNFLHNRMDYYEFISDTYVGAQAEHHFNGLIFDRIPGIRKLRWRLVVSGKAVWGTISDRQKEIMLLPSNTKSFGNIPYAESAIGIENIFNVLRVDVVWRMTHLEVGMPPVSIRAKLSIRF, encoded by the coding sequence ATGCGCTGGACACTCTTCATACTTTTACTTGTTAGTAGTTATTCGTTAGCACAACGGACTACGGTGACAGGCAAGATTATAGAAGAGGAAACTGGTAGTCCTATTCCGTTTGCTCAAGTTTTCTTCAAGAACTCTAAGATTGGTACAGAGAGTGATTTCGACGGGAACTATAAATTGGAATCTTATTATGCAACAGATACCATTTCCGTAAGAGCTTCTGGATTTGAGCCTCAATCAATGGCTATTAAGAAGGACCAAGTACAAGTGGTTGATTTCAAGTTATCTCCCGTTCTACAAACTACAGAAGAAGTTGTGATTAAAGCCCCTGATGAAAAACCATCTACAATTCTTTTTAGGCGAGTGGTAAAAAATAAATCTATTAACAACAAAGAAAAACTAGATGCTTATCAATATGAAACATATAATAAGATACAATTTGACCTCAATAATATAGGAGATAATTTTGATAGGAATAAGATTGTTCAAGGCTTAAAAGTTATTATGGATTATATGGATACCTTAGAAGGTAAAAAGTTACTTCCTTTAATCTTGTCAGAATCTATTACTGATTTTTATTATCGTACAAGTCCAGTTAAAAAGAAAGAAGTTTTAAAGGCAAGTAGAATTACAGGAGTTGATAATCTTGAATTAGATCAGTATCTAGGCGATATGTATCAGGATATTAATGTGTATGATAACTATATCAATATCTTTGATAGATCCTTTATAAGTCCAATAGCTAGTTTTGCATTGAATTATTATAAATTCTTCTTGCAAGACAGTATGTTTGTTGATAATCAATGGTGTTACTTAATGACCTTTAAACCTAAGCGTAAAGGAGATTTAGTATTTGAAGGAGAGATGTGGATTAATGATACGACCTATGCGGTGAAGCGATGGACTGCAGGAGTCTCTGAAACAGCAAATATTAACTATATCAATGGTTTTTATTTGGATCAGAAATTTGATCAAGTAGAGAATGAAGTTTGGATGTTAACATCAGATAAGTTGATTGTTGATTTAAAAATTCAACGAAATTCTAAGACTCTTGGCTTTGTTGGAAGGAAATTAACTACTCGGAAAGATTTTGTTATCAATAAACCGAAAGATTTGAATTTCTATCTTTCAAAAACTCCCGTGACCAAATTAGATAGCTCAGGAATCAGGGATGAATCTTATTGGGAAAAAAATAGGCATTCTCCTTTAAATAATACCGAGAATAATATTCAACTTATGATAGATTCTTTGAATCATGTTCCGCTCTTTAATTTCTTTAAAAATTTAACTTTTATGGCAGGTTCAGGATATTATCCTGCTGGATATGTCGAGATAGGAACTGTTGGTGGGTTAATTGGATTTAATCGAATTGAAGGATGGCGTAATCAATTGCAAATTCGAACTTCTAATAAATTTAGTAAAAGGCTGGAGTTATCTGCTAAAATAGCTTATGGTTATAGAGATACACGTGTCAAATATGGAGCGGGATTGCGATTTAATTTAACTCCAAAGAAGCGTGGAATGCTTAGTCTTTTCTATGATAATGACATGTATCAACTTGGATTAGGAGGAAGAGGAGGAGACGTTGAACGTGGTTTTGGTTCCTTGATTAAAACAAAACCAATCAAAGAGTTGACAAAAATTGAAAAATTTGGAGCTTCTTTCGAAAAAGATATATGGAAAAGTTTTATTATAAAGGTTGGAGGAGAATGGATGAGTTATACCCCTTTTGGTGAGATGTCATATAGAGTCCCTTCAAATTCAGTTGGATATACTTTTACGCAAAATATCCGCTCCTTTGAAACCTCTGTTAAATTTAGATACGCACAAGACGAGCGTTTTATTTCAGGTACGTTTGATAGAATATCTATGGGATCTAAGTACCCTATTTTGAGTTTAGAAGGAACTTTTGGAATTCCAGGAATTCTAGGATCCGACTATAATTATCAACGAGTGGAATTCAAATTAGAACATAACCCGAAGATTGGTGTTTTGGGGAAACTTATTTACCGTGTCTATGGAGGAATGTATTTTGGTCAAGCTGCTTTTCCTTTTCTAAAAATACATGAAGGTTCTCAAACATATTGGTTTCAAAATTTCTTACATAATCGTATGGATTATTATGAGTTTATATCTGATACTTATGTGGGAGCACAAGCTGAACACCATTTTAACGGACTCATTTTTGACCGAATTCCGGGTATTCGAAAATTGAGATGGAGATTGGTTGTGTCTGGTAAGGCTGTATGGGGAACAATCTCGGATAGACAAAAAGAAATTATGCTGTTACCGTCAAATACTAAATCTTTTGGAAATATTCCGTATGCTGAAAGTGCCATCGGAATTGAAAATATATTCAATGTACTGAGAGTGGACGTTGTTTGGAGGATGACACATTTGGAAGTGGGTATGCCTCCTGTCTCAATAAGAGCAAAATTGAGTATTAGATTCTAA
- the lptB gene encoding LPS export ABC transporter ATP-binding protein, translating to MKLYTKNISKTYKNRQVVKGVSIDVNQGEIVGLLGPNGAGKTTSFYMIVGLIEPNEGTVYLDDLEITHLPMYKRSQLGIGYLPQEVSVFRKLSVEDNIMAILEMTNLSKPEREAKLEKLISEFGLNHVRKTKGGALSGGEKRRTEIARALATDPNFVLLDEPFAGVDPIAVEDIQSIVADLKKRNIGILITDHNVNETLSITDRAYLLFEGSILKAGTAEELAEDEQVRKVYLGKNFELKRKI from the coding sequence ATGAAATTATATACTAAGAATATATCAAAGACCTATAAGAATCGACAGGTTGTAAAGGGAGTTTCCATTGATGTTAATCAAGGTGAAATTGTTGGTTTGCTTGGACCAAATGGAGCAGGGAAAACTACTTCATTTTATATGATTGTGGGACTTATAGAACCGAATGAAGGTACAGTCTATTTGGATGACCTAGAAATTACTCACCTTCCTATGTATAAAAGGTCTCAATTAGGAATAGGGTATTTACCACAAGAGGTTTCTGTCTTTCGGAAGTTGAGTGTGGAAGATAATATCATGGCTATTTTAGAGATGACAAATCTTTCTAAACCTGAGAGAGAAGCAAAATTAGAAAAGTTAATTTCAGAATTTGGTTTGAATCATGTCCGAAAAACAAAAGGAGGCGCGCTTTCAGGCGGTGAAAAGAGACGTACGGAAATAGCTAGAGCATTAGCTACAGACCCTAATTTTGTTCTTTTGGATGAGCCTTTTGCCGGTGTTGATCCTATTGCTGTAGAAGATATTCAGTCTATTGTAGCTGATTTAAAGAAACGAAACATTGGTATTCTTATAACTGATCACAATGTAAACGAGACACTTTCTATTACTGACAGAGCTTATCTACTTTTTGAAGGAAGTATTTTAAAGGCAGGTACTGCTGAGGAGCTAGCAGAGGATGAACAAGTCAGAAAAGTGTATCTGGGTAAAAATTTTGAATTGAAACGAAAAATTTAA
- a CDS encoding PP2C family protein-serine/threonine phosphatase: MEHEFIIRDLKKKLKLKDFELNSILEITKGIHDNKSIDNLISLYEFILKERLGVRHFVLFNTTETGWNATVKAGIKGSIKGIQVERDLLRFKKITLIDSSANEDLNQFDIVIPVFFQERAIAFLILKLSIDLSQRNSDDDLLFIQTLTNIILVAIENKRMNKQSLAQERIKKELEIASEMQKMLFPNELPSDKRLDLAANFIARHEVGGDYYDFIPINDDEFIIYIADVSGKGISAAMLMANFQATIRTLLSFQQYDLEELIHELNRRVSESAKGEKFITFFIGHYNAKTRQFKYINAGHNYPILTNGKKAQFLDKGSIGLGMLDKIPFIEPDEIYINPNSTLVLYTDGVVELQNKYGEFFQTNRLIKLIHRFYPLKMEDLNNIIFSKLDEFRNQQDLVDDTAIISCRIF, from the coding sequence ATGGAACACGAATTTATCATACGTGACCTTAAGAAGAAATTGAAATTAAAAGATTTCGAGTTAAACTCTATTCTCGAAATCACAAAAGGCATTCATGATAATAAGTCCATTGACAATCTAATTTCTCTTTATGAATTCATTCTTAAAGAAAGGCTTGGAGTGCGTCATTTTGTATTATTCAATACTACAGAGACAGGATGGAATGCTACAGTCAAAGCTGGAATTAAAGGATCTATAAAAGGCATTCAGGTTGAGCGAGACTTATTGCGTTTTAAGAAAATTACCTTAATTGATTCATCTGCCAATGAAGATTTAAATCAGTTTGATATAGTAATTCCTGTTTTCTTCCAAGAAAGAGCAATTGCATTTCTAATTTTAAAACTCTCCATCGATTTAAGTCAAAGAAATTCAGATGACGATTTGTTATTCATTCAAACACTTACTAATATCATTTTAGTAGCTATTGAAAACAAAAGGATGAACAAGCAGAGTTTAGCTCAAGAGAGAATCAAAAAGGAATTAGAGATTGCTTCTGAAATGCAAAAGATGCTTTTTCCTAATGAACTCCCTTCTGATAAAAGATTAGACTTAGCGGCCAATTTTATAGCACGCCATGAAGTTGGTGGAGACTACTATGATTTTATCCCTATCAATGATGATGAATTTATTATCTATATTGCAGATGTGTCTGGAAAAGGAATAAGTGCTGCTATGCTGATGGCTAATTTTCAAGCCACTATCCGTACGCTTCTTAGTTTCCAACAATATGACTTGGAAGAACTTATTCATGAATTAAATAGACGTGTATCTGAATCTGCTAAGGGTGAAAAATTTATTACTTTCTTTATAGGGCATTACAATGCTAAAACACGACAATTCAAATATATCAATGCAGGTCACAATTATCCAATTCTAACCAATGGAAAAAAGGCACAATTTTTAGATAAAGGCTCCATCGGCTTGGGGATGCTTGATAAAATCCCTTTTATTGAACCTGATGAAATCTATATTAATCCAAATTCCACTCTAGTTCTATACACAGATGGCGTAGTGGAATTACAAAATAAATATGGAGAGTTCTTCCAAACTAATAGACTAATAAAATTGATACACCGTTTTTATCCGTTAAAAATGGAGGACTTAAATAATATCATTTTTTCTAAATTAGATGAATTTAGAAATCAGCAAGATTTAGTAGATGATACTGCTATAATAAGCTGTAGAATTTTTTAG
- a CDS encoding UDP-3-O-(3-hydroxymyristoyl)glucosamine N-acyltransferase encodes MKFQKPMTLQEMANFLQCDFKGDAQHLVEGFNEIHMVEEGDLVFVDHPKYYDKALNSKATTVIINKDVDVPTGKGLLIIDKPFDAYNKIAKHFYPTIPMTSPVGKGTRIAPTATIYANVVIGNNVQIGENTVIYSGTVIMDNCIIEDDVVIGANCVIGQHAFYYKKKDTGYDRLHTCGNVWLKKGVEMGACCTIDAGVASSTIIGEGTKLDNHVQIGHDTHIGKNCLLASHVGIAGCTVVENNVIMWGQVGCINGIVVGEGAIILAQSGISKSLAPNRTYFGSPCQDIRIKYREMAALRKLPEIIENL; translated from the coding sequence ATGAAATTTCAAAAACCTATGACATTACAGGAGATGGCTAATTTCCTACAATGTGATTTTAAAGGTGATGCACAACACTTGGTAGAAGGATTCAACGAAATCCACATGGTAGAAGAAGGTGATTTGGTATTTGTTGATCATCCTAAATATTATGATAAAGCTCTAAATAGTAAAGCTACAACTGTAATCATCAACAAAGATGTAGATGTGCCTACTGGAAAAGGACTGCTTATTATAGATAAACCTTTTGATGCTTATAATAAGATAGCCAAACATTTCTATCCAACTATTCCAATGACCTCACCCGTAGGAAAGGGAACACGCATAGCTCCAACTGCAACAATTTACGCCAATGTTGTTATTGGAAATAATGTACAGATTGGAGAAAATACAGTCATATACTCCGGAACTGTAATAATGGATAACTGTATCATAGAGGATGACGTAGTTATAGGAGCAAACTGTGTAATAGGTCAACATGCTTTTTATTACAAAAAGAAAGATACTGGATACGACAGATTACATACGTGTGGGAATGTATGGTTAAAGAAAGGAGTTGAGATGGGTGCTTGTTGTACTATCGATGCAGGAGTTGCATCTTCCACCATCATAGGAGAAGGGACGAAATTAGATAATCATGTACAAATTGGTCACGATACGCATATTGGAAAAAATTGTTTACTCGCTTCTCATGTAGGAATCGCAGGATGTACGGTTGTTGAAAACAATGTAATCATGTGGGGACAAGTAGGGTGTATTAATGGAATTGTTGTGGGAGAAGGAGCTATCATATTAGCACAATCGGGAATATCAAAAAGTTTAGCTCCCAACAGAACTTATTTCGGCAGTCCTTGTCAAGATATTCGTATTAAATACAGAGAAATGGCTGCATTACGCAAATTACCAGAGATAATTGAGAATTTATAA
- a CDS encoding iron-sulfur cluster assembly protein: MDKAALEEEVVGVLKNIYDPEIPVDVFELGLIYEVKINDDMSVDTRMTLTSPNCPVAESLPKEVEDKIGEIDWVTASHVEVVFDPPWEQSMMSELAKLELGFL, translated from the coding sequence ATGGATAAAGCGGCATTAGAAGAAGAAGTTGTAGGAGTTTTAAAGAATATTTACGACCCTGAGATTCCTGTTGATGTTTTTGAATTAGGTTTAATCTACGAGGTCAAAATTAACGACGACATGAGCGTAGATACACGTATGACCCTTACTTCACCTAATTGCCCTGTTGCTGAATCTCTTCCTAAAGAAGTGGAAGATAAGATTGGAGAAATAGACTGGGTGACAGCTTCTCACGTAGAAGTTGTTTTTGATCCACCTTGGGAACAATCTATGATGAGCGAATTAGCTAAATTAGAACTGGGATTTTTATAA